In a single window of the Papaver somniferum cultivar HN1 chromosome 8, ASM357369v1, whole genome shotgun sequence genome:
- the LOC113303495 gene encoding EP1-like glycoprotein 4 — MTKFLFLFLFFILCSSSILASAVVPVSKTFNIVNRGALLSGIVEFNAEFRQLRFANYPFRLCFYKPFLADTYILAIGLGNGGNTRIRWVWAANLNHPVGNNANLVFNSTGNLALIDTDGRVAWQTSTANKGVVDIKLLPNGNFVLVNKNGEFVWQSFNHPTNTLLVGQALIPGSSSTNKLVNGAYSLVLQGKQLGLFFNPISKSSSSNPLNYFNLIDPVLQSSVLKSVTFNIAPDSFGAESANELGLYTSPSTRFILAQPKYNSTLSIFRLGADGNAYIYTYFEKSNERDAWEETYATFSKNGTNEECLMPEKCGSFGLCSNNQCVACPTPKGLTGWNKECKPSSLPSRGASAAKVGYYKLEGVDRFMSAASTEAEGPMKVDACMKKCSDDCKCAGFFYRVDSSMCLRTSQFYTLMKLSDDLGSNKLSTVYIKYAK; from the coding sequence ATGACCAAATTTCTGTTCCTCTTCTTATTCTTCATTTtgtgttcttcatcaatattagcCAGTGCAGTGGTGCCTGTCTCAAAGACATTCAATATTGTCAATCGAGGAGCATTACTTTCTGGAATTGTTGAGTTCAATGCAGAATTCCGCCAATTAAGATTCGCAAACTACCCATTTCGTCTTTGTTTCTACAAACCCTTCTTAGCCGATACTTACATTCTAGCTATTGGCTTGGGAAATGGCGGAAACACGCGCATACGATGGGTTTGGGCAGCTAATCTTAATCACCCTGTTGGCAACAATGCTAATCTCGTTTTTAACAGCACTGGAAATCTCGCCTTAATCGATACAGATGGTCGAGTTGCTTGGCAAACTAGCACAGCAAACAAGGGTGTAGTTGATATTAAACTACTCCCTAATGGCAACTTTGTCCTTGTCAACAAAAATGGtgaatttgtctggcaaagtttTAATCATCCTACTAATACTCTATTGGTAGGACAAGCTCTTATTCCTGGAAGTTCAAGTACTAATAAGCTGGTTAATGGGGCTTATAGTCTGGTTTTACAAGGCAAACAGCTCGGTTTATTCTTCAATCCCATCTCAAAATCATCATCATCCAACCCATTGAACTATTTCAATTTGATAGATCCAGTTCTTCAAAGTTCTGTTTTGAAAAGTGTCACCTTCAACATCGCCCCGGACTCATTCGGAGCCGAATCCGCTAATGAATTAGGACTTTATACCTCTCCGAGTACCAGATTCATTCTAGCTCAACCTAAATACAATAGTACATTATCAATTTTTCGGTTGGGTGCGGATGGTAATGCATATATCTATACTTACTTCGAAAAGAGTAACGAAAGGGATGCCTGGGAGGAAACTTATGCCACTTTTTCTAAAAATGGAACCAATGAAGAATGCTTAATGCCAGAGAAGTGTgggtcgtttggtctttgcagcAATAACCAATGCGTGGCCTGTCCTACACCAAAAGGACTAACTGGTTGGAACAAGGAATGTAAACCATCAAGCTTACCTTCTCGCGGTGCTAGTGCAGCCAAGGTTGGCTATTACAAACTTGAAGGTGTCGATCGTTTCATGAGTGCTGCTAGTACTGAAGCTGAAGGACCAATGAAGGTCGATGCGTGTATGAAGAAATGCAGCGATGACTGCAAATGTGCCGGTTTCTTCTACAGAGTGGATAGTTCTATGTGCTTGCGTACTTCCCAATTTTATACCCTGATGAAGCTCAGTGACGATTTAGGGAGTAACAAACTGTCTACTGTTTACATTAAATACGCAAAGTAG
- the LOC113303496 gene encoding uncharacterized protein LOC113303496 yields the protein MAFVGRFRELMKKYGKVALGVHLGVSAASVTGLYFAINNNVDVENLLSKVGMSSGVTTNKEGEEGNQQPQLGKTASEGLITEEQQQSDFQQIQSLPPKETNKTAELIASSGGALALAVLCNKALFPIRVPITVGLTPPIARFLARRKLIKTQV from the coding sequence ATGGCGTTCGTTGGTAGATTCCGTGAGTTGATGAAGAAGTATGGGAAGGTAGCATTAGGTGTACATCTGGGTGTCTCTGCAGCTTCAGTCACTGGTTTGTATTTCGCCATCAATAACAATGTGGATGTCGAAAATCTTCTCAGTAAAGTTGGTATGTCTTCTGGTGTAACTACTaataaagaaggagaagaaggaaaTCAACAACCCCAACTTGGTAAAACCGCATCTGAGGGTTTGATTACTGAAGAACAGCAACAATCTGATTTCCAGCAAATCCAATCACTACCACCAAAGGAAACAAACAAAACTGCTGAATTGATTGCTTCAAGTGGTGGTGCTCTTGCTTTGGCTGTTTTGTGTAACAAAGCTTTGTTTCCGATTAGGGTTCCAATTACTGTTGGTCTGACTCCTCCAATTGCAAGATTCTTGGCTAGAAGGAAACTCATCAAGACCCAAGTATGA
- the LOC113303494 gene encoding uncharacterized protein LOC113303494 — MFEDMKAINKIKVSFHLLQILIASLFFQAGSSSVKVEPKIVSRISFGSCANQSAPQPIWNAIVDFDPQLFIWLGDNIYGDIRRPFRVFGKQRTIGPWKNVPRFVPASKEEMQFRYQLAKSNPGYSRLRKKTQVIGTWDDHDYGLNDAGKEFTGKNTTQQLMLDFLDEPKNSPRRKQAGVYASYMFGPKGKQVKVIMLDTRYHRDPLSSDGSVLGNSQWEWLAKELNGPKSEFTIIGSSIQVISNISATTGPLFYLESWGRFPKERKRLFELITRSKRNGVFFISGDVHFGEITRYDCGTGYPLYDITSSGITQSVEKAIPRPLAFLVRVVAWLTPTTMRVTGPQCRFRSCTYGQSNFGAIEIDWDANPVTMKIQIRDVNGIPVHVVNISVSDLQNQGVSHPTAEAGKYLRHCSLETSLPWLDRHRLIILFACSLAGALLLVIIAVYASILLSSKLVRKCKFD; from the exons ATGTTTGAAGATATGAAGGCAATTAATAAGATCAAAGTCTCGTTCCATCTTCTACAAATTCTCATCGCCTCGCTTTTCTTCCAAGCTGGTTCTTCTTCAGTGAAAGTGGAACCTAAAATTGTTTCTCGTATCTCATTTGGTTCTTGTGCTAATCAAAGTGCTCCTCAG CCCATTTGGAATGCAATTGTTGActttgatccccaacttttcatttGGCTGGGTGACAACATTTATGGAGACATCAGGCGTCCCTTTAGAGTATTTGGAAAGCAAAGGACAATTGGCCCATGGAAGAATGTTCCTAGGTTCGTCCCTGCATCTAAGGAAGAAATGCAGTTCAGGTATCAGTTGGCGAAAAGCAATCCAGGATATTCTCGTCTTAGGAAGAAAACACAG GTGATTGGCACATGGGATGACCATGATTATGGATTAAATGATGCTGGAAAGGAGTTTACTGGGAAAAACACCACTCAACAGCTAATGTTAGATTTCTTGGATGAACCAAAAAATAGCCCAAG GCGCAAGCAGGCTGGTGTCTACGCCTCATATATGTTTGGCCCTAAAGGGAAACAAGTCAAG GTGATTATGCTAGACACCCGATACCACAGAGATCCATTGTCAAGTGACGGAAGTGTTTTGGGAAACTCACAGTGGGAATGGTTAGCAAAAGAGTTGAATGGGCCAAAGTCAGAATTTACCATTATTGGATCTTCCATCCAG GTTATTTCGAATATTTCTGCAACTACTGGACCCCTGTTTTATCTGGAATCTTGGGGACGATTCCCGAAGGAGAGGAAGCGCTTGTTCGAACTAATAACAAGGAGTAAG AGAAATGGTGTCTTCTTTATAAGTGGCGATGTTCATTTTGGGGAGATAACTCGATACGACTGCGGCACTGGATATCCACTGTATGATATTACATCTAGCGGGATCACCCAATCTGTGGAGAAGGCAATCCCACGGCCATTGGCATTTCTGGTGAGAGTTGTAGCATGGTTAACACCAACAACCATGCGAGTTACTGGACCGCAATGCCGATTCAGGTCATGCACATATG GGCAGTCAAATTTTGGGGCAATTGAGATAGACTGGGATGCTAACCCAGTGACTATGAAGATTCAAATAAGAGATGTTAACGGAATTCCTGTTCATGTTGTCAACATATCAGTCTCAGATTTGCAAAACCAGGGTGTAAGCCATCCAACCGcagaagcaggaaaatatttgCGTCACTGCTCTCTTGAAACTAGTCTACCTTGGCTCGACAGACATCGCTTGATTATTCTATTCGCATGTAGTTTAGCAG GCGCACTTCTTCTTGTTATTATTGCTGTTTATGCATCAATATTGTTAAGCAGCAAATTAGTTCGCAAGTGCAAGTTCGATTAA